From Carassius auratus strain Wakin chromosome 1, ASM336829v1, whole genome shotgun sequence, the proteins below share one genomic window:
- the LOC113093186 gene encoding suppressor of cytokine signaling 1-like, with protein MVQHNDTDHTVARQGPSKPAECPKPSSVSSTHFHPFRDQKECELITQTVDYLTHSGFYWGPLDVDEAHTRLARLPLGTFLIRDSMQANVFFTLSYRASEGPTSVRLLIKDGSFSLAGSKHTFPCLFGLLRYYIASPKKSLSMPYRGDVPQSLQELARRAVVQSFGKDSIQQLPVSKKLKEFLWLYPFSI; from the coding sequence ATGGTCCAGCATAATGACACTGACCATACAGTTGCACGACAGGGCCCATCCAAGCCAGCCGAGTGCCCCAAACCCTCCTCTGTTTCATCAACACACTTTCACCCCTTTCGGGACCAGAAGGAATGTGAACTCATCACACAGACTGTGGATTACCTGACCCACAGTGGATTTTATTGGGGTCCTTTGGACGTAGACGAAGCTCATACACGACTGGCCAGACTTCCTCTTGGGACGTTCCTGATCCGGGACAGCATGCAGGCGAATGTTTTCTTCACTCTCAGCTATCGGGCTTCCGAGGGCCCGACCAGTGTGCGATTGCTGATAAAGGATGGAAGTTTCAGTTTAGCAGGCAGTAAACATACATTCCCTTGTCTTTTTGGCCTGCTACGATACTATATTGCGTCCCCGAAAAAGAGTCTGAGTATGCCGTATCGTGGAGATGTGCCGCAGAGCCTACAAGAACTGGCGAGAAGAGCGGTGGTACAGAGTTTTGGGAAAGATAGTATTCAACAACTGCCTGTGAGCAAGAAACTTAAAGAATTTCTGTGGTTGTACCCTTTTAgtatatga